The Chiroxiphia lanceolata isolate bChiLan1 chromosome 4, bChiLan1.pri, whole genome shotgun sequence genome contains a region encoding:
- the ZGRF1 gene encoding LOW QUALITY PROTEIN: protein ZGRF1 (The sequence of the model RefSeq protein was modified relative to this genomic sequence to represent the inferred CDS: inserted 6 bases in 6 codons), whose product MASSTPGTKLFWLCEDVDVCEINDCFDKALASQEFTVLYTHQKTKKAKTWQDGVLRIRTGRNQATLFDDKGQCLESIFIKSQVAAGENLESERYLITVEAAKASEKPLEDQPRRAAETPAVDRNGVKPSLLPPRHLPVGLKRKFTGFQGPRQVAKKIPDVEEEEKPTLLPSSKQCQGTFPSQFYVTSPLFSTVHKEDADTNLPAGFQEDGCRDNDRQHLSVSSLLSAPFLDRCEGTEKQSSAQFLLKPESPLLPGQTGPGAVSHNIRSTAQIIALLKSKPAQGHGEQTAALTESLSRFQASKMQITRPKSTALPAFPGDPAKGIVPNTQHLPFRKGTGNDKKDWNAECXLNSPEQPYGEEAPGQRHDKRXNNLCQDLQDPCNANSCFPPESTISGMSGSQFVPSSGDISPSASPVTFENNSFGYREQSGTKELRENSSVKMQSELQPRQNSEGVPSDLELSGDLTLTEAGSVKEELSWHGKGCSPDEELMEVNFNLMESFDFNDTDSEEVCERDVKKPTEGGTLSESPDCSEGGDAAPNAVPRPHSLCEGVTHSKNEAKCSTFDXRNDGSDCTGGVLSEXCETSVRDTRRVAEDPASQSRTEVELLGGGHNVKEMNESQLSLEATSNKEDHAGCAALTIDGTPQIRNQHSDPMPGDTNVKECHPETSLFESTGSISGISPSRITSATDEEGVTQLGCRESPEVGSEHFWGSRSDGIKPGSPLLALSPNSALGSGSFQHIAEDHQQVFGTSHKEDALLSTSSVHPLGTGHSSPEETGMXETEFENSESINTPPAACRGERGGAENSSGLPALVNDIALLRALTQHSTALESLQKMEENNSVFCETETSXERFEPLGKDEAIKEFTEMPYSESLQAPSCSYFDSSGLMPSPVDSLLQKTEPCILPVAAAQRAPGTCDWQPKPVAFQGHQVKGSAASEIMVRVPCSQLGWQQYPHNTDFAAETFLSPLFSSNYGLSDFRQSPGSRSLHGDDMDVIREGNFQTESDVTEESRRNQSPLAFHVYPEVPAWTVSGSPSHSALRQAQWTSWEPGEISSEVTSSFDPDSTTSPPSGNEETIGDIQEPLIQGILPSEPELPDFFFQCLCPTAGEKSSYPEECSLPRSKPTVKTRTPFVTLPATEGIPAVFYPSDSEELQQSSGSPGGNLCIEPMEFPRSAPGPQDRNYETSVFGEYAEEGQRESVQPLLPDGTSQHRQSKWLKYQNSAQSDSIPDREETDDICAQSILGMLRGDTGESGAGNQRAGNQSAPGAAPLLTSKSSPGECPASSNPPDWISEGKLLSLHLSQTPLAAATQKVLSHLSCHAGTGEGQDVTISELSFPNVDKVKHANLPKRKISIPAVFRSHLHYKQIFKAALTEQLNIMLFELSQRLHNALSKVDISFYTSVKDGQSQGSCAPLCNHMHPAKLVMVKKEGHNKGRLFYACDAPKAEQCSFFKWIEDVNPTQAKSRPSAVLQDIKSIGTYLRSQKIALYEECQLLVRRAFEIQTQRYSKFKKLMNTPASLDGDSKPKLYLKLSKKEHSSLYSKDDIWVVSKTLNFDPIDTFIASSAFFGPSSNNEIELLPLKGYSPSNWRSNMCVHALLVCNASGELASLRNMEEHFNPSTLPLIPYLLNMNRHSENAPKRVDKRKFIPPAMSLKSSMRAGPVSSEVAMGLAKEMIQRFSLNPDQATSLIHIARMMTSCGNITPEEEHQSFPITVIRGVFGAGKSYLLSVVILFLVQLFESSEATEGPRPTPWKLLIASSTNVAVDRILLGLLDLGFEDFIRVGSIRKITKAILPHSLHAGSGNENEQLKELLALMKEDLTPAEKMYVRKSIEQHKLGTNKTILQQVKVVGVTCAACPFPCLNALRFPVVMLDECSQMTEPASLLPIARFQCEKLVLVGDPKQLPPTIQGSESVHEQGLEQTLFDRLCLMGHKAILLRTQYRCHPALSAIANELFYAGNLRDGISEEDRTPLLDWLPTLCFYSVNGMEQIERDNSFSNMAEAHFAVKLIQSLIASGIEGAAIGVITLYKSQMYKIQSLLSGVHSEAFEVKPVQVSTVDAFQGAEKEIIVLSCVRTRQFGFIDSEKRMNVALTRAKRHLLIVGNLACLSRNKLWGRVIHHCKGREKGLQNASQCEQQLNDILKCYLEERKEEEQSKKKEK is encoded by the exons ATGGCCAGCTCCACACCTGGCACAAAATTATTCTG GCTGTGTGAAGATGTGGATGTTTGTGAAATAAATGACTGTTTTGACAAAGCACTGGCCTCTCAAGAATTTACT GTATTATACACTcaccaaaagacaaaaaaagcgAAAACGTGGCAAGATGGAGTTCTGAGGATTAGAACTGGCAGAAATCAG gCCACCTTGTTTGATGACAAAGGACAATGCCTGGagagtatttttataaaatctcAG GTGGCTGCTGGAGAGAATTTAGAAAGCGAACGATATTTGATCACGGTCGAAGCAGCAAAAGCGAGTGAAAAACCTCTGGAAGATCAGCcaaggagagcagcagaaacTCCAGCAGTGGATAGAAATGGTGTCAAACCCAGTCTTCTGCCTCCAAGACACCTCCCTGTTGGCCTGAAAAGGAAGTTTACG GGGTTCCAAGGGCCACGCCAAGTTGCAAAGAAAATACCAGatgtggaagaggaagaaaaaccaaCACTGTTGCCCTCATCTAAGCAGTGCCAGGGGACTTTTCCATCCCAGTTTTATGTCACCTCTCCGTTATTTTCCACGGTTCACAAGGAGGATGCGGACACGAATCTCCCTGCAGGCTTCCAGGAAGATGGATGTAGGGATAATGACAGACAACACTTGTCTGTCTCCTCGCTGCTTTCAGCTCCATTTCTTGACAGATGTGAGGGGACAGAGAAACAAAGCTCTGCTCAGTTCCTGCTGAAGCCAGaatctcctctccttcctgggCAAACTGGTCCCGGGGCAGTGTCCCACAACATCAGGAGCACGGCACAGATCATTGCTCTTCTGAAGTCCAAACCTGCACAAGGACACGGAGAACAAACAGCTGCACTTACAGAAAGTCTCTCCAGGTTTCAGGCATCAAAAATGCAGATTACACGACCGAAAAGCACGGCCCTACCTGCATTTCCGGGTGATCCTGCCAAAGGAATCGTTCCAAACACTCAGCACCTGCCTTTCAGGAAGGGAACTGGAAATGATAAGAAGGACTGGAATGCTGAAT CTCTGAATTCACCTGAGCAGCCTTATGGTGAAGAAGCCCCAGGACAGAGACACGACAAAA TAAATAATTTATGTCAAGATTTGCAGGATCCCTGCAACGCAAATAGTTGCTTCCCACCTGAGTCCACCATAAGTGGAATGAGTGGCAGCCAGTTTGTCCCGTCCTCAGGTGACATTTCACCTTCAGCAAGTCCAGTCACCTTTGAAAACAATTCTTTTGGATACAGGGAGCAGTCAGGGACTAAGGAGCTTAGGGAGAATTCGTCTGTGAAGATGCAGAGCGAGCTTCAGCCAAGACAAAATTCAGAGGGAGTGCCCAGTGACCTGGAGCTCTCTGGGGATCTAACATTGACTGAAGCTGGAAGTGTTAAGGAGGAGTTAAGTTGGCATGGCAAAGGGTGTAGTCCAGATGAAGAACTGATGGAGGTTAACTTTAATCTAATGGAGTCTTTTGATTTTAATGACACAGACAGTGAAGAAGTGTGTGAAAGAGATGTGAAGAAGCCCACTGAGGGAGGCACACTTTCAGAGAGCCCAGATTGCTCTGAGGGAGGGGATGCAGCTCCAAATGCTGTGCCGAGACCTCACTCCCTCTGTGAAGGGGTGACACACAGCAAAAATGAAGCCAAATGTTCAACATTTG AGAGAAATGATGGAAGTGACTGCACTGGGGGTGTTTTGTCTG CTTGTGAAACCAGTGTCAGAGATACCAGGAGGGTGGCAGAAGACCCTGCAAGCCAGAGCAGAACTGAAGTGGAACTTTTGGGTGGTGGACACAACGTAAAAGAGATGAATGAAAGTCAATTAAGTCTTGAAGCCACAAGCAATAAAGAGGATCATGCTGGCTGTGCAGCACTCACCATTGATGGCACGCCACAGATAAGAAACCAGCACTCTGATCCTATGCCTGGGGACACAAATGTTAAGGAATGCCACCCTGAAACCAGTCTGTTTGAGTCAACTGGAAGTATTTCAGGTATTTCTCCCAGCAGAATCACTTCTGCCACAGATGAAGAAGGTGTCACACAGCTTGGATGCAGGGAATCCCCAGAGGTTGGCTCAGAACACTTCTGGGGGAGTAGGAGTGATGGCATTAAACCAGGCAGCCCTTTGCTGGCTTTGTCACCAAATTCAGCTCTTGGCAGTGGCTCATTCCAACATATTGCAGAAGACCATCAACAGGTATTTGGCACGTCACATAAGGAAGATGCTCTCCTTTCCACAAGTTCTGTGCATCCTTTAGGAACAGGCCATTCATCTCCAGAGGAAACAGGAA TTGAAACAGAGTTTGAAAACTCAGAGAGCATAAAcacccctcctgcagcctgcagaGGTGAAAGAGGAGGGGCTGAAAACTCCTCAGGTCTCCCTGCTCTGGTGAATGATATTGCTCTTCTGAGGGCTTTGACTCAACACAGCACAGCTTTAGAAAGCTTGCAAAAGATGGAGGAAAATAACAGCGTGTTCTGTGAGACAGAGACTT CAGAGAGATTTGAACCCCTTGGGAAAGATGAAG CTATAAAAGAGTTTACAGAAATGCCTTACTCAGAAAGTTTACAGGCACCTTCCTGTTCATACTTTGATTCTTCTGGCCTTATG cccagccctgtggaCAGTTTATTACAGAAGACAGAGCCATGTATTCTACCAGTAGCAGCAGCCCAAAGAGCCCCTGGGACATGTGACTGGCAACCAAAG CCTGTTGCATTCCAAGGGCACCAAGTAAAGGGATCAGCAGCTAGTGAGATCATGGTGAGagttccctgctcccagctgggatgGCAGCAGTACCCCCATAACACGGACTTTGCAGCTGAGACATTTTTGTCACCCCTGTTTTCAAGCAATTATGGCCTTTCTGACTTCAGACAG tcTCCAGGTTCCAGAAGTCTTCATGGGGATGATATGGATGTTATCAGAGAAGGGAATTTTCAAACGGAGTCTGATGTGACTGAAGAGTCAAGAAGAAATCAGTCTC CACTGGCATTCCATGTGTATCCTGAAGTGCCAGCATGGACAGTGTCAGGCTCACCTTCACATTCTGCCCTGAGACAAGCACAGTGGACTTCCTGGGAACCTGGCGAG ATTTCATCAGAAGTGACTTCCTCATTTGATCCGGATTCTACAACTTCTCCACCTTCAGGAAATGAGGAAACTATTGGAGACATCCAGGAGCCCCTGATACAAGGGATCTTACCAAGTGAACCAGAactcccagattttttttttca ATGTCTTTGCCCTACAGCAGGGGAGAAATCCAGCTATCCAGAGGAGTGCAGCCTCCCGAGATCCAAACCCACCGTTAAAACCCGGACTCCGTTTGTCACCCTTCCTGCCACCGAGGGGATTCCTGCCGTGTTTTATCCCTCTGACAGCGAGGAGCTCCAGCAATCCTCGGGCTCTCCAGGAGGCAATTTATGCATCGAGCCAATGGAATTTCCTAGGAGTGCTCCCGGCCCCCAGGACAGGAATTATGAGACCTCTGTGTTTGGGGAGTACGCGGAAGAGGGACAAAGGGAATCTGTCCAACCCCTGCTCCCTGACGGGACTTCCCAACACAGACAAAGCAAGTGGCTGAAGTATCAAAACAGTGCTCAGAGTGACTCGATCCCTGACAGGGAAGAGACTGATGACATCTGTGCCCAGAGCATCCTTGGAATGCTGCGGGGTGACACGGGAGAGAGCGGAGCCGGGAATCAAAGAGCTGGGAATCAAAGCGCTCCCggtgctgcccctctgctgaCATCCAAGAGCTCCCCTGGGGAATGTCCTGCAAGCAGCAACCCCCCAGATTGGATTTCTGAAGGGAAGTTACTTTCCCTGCACTTAAGTCAGACACCTCTGGCTGCGGCAACACAAAAGGTGTTGAGTCACCTGAGCTGCCACGCCGGGACAGGAGAGGGCCAG GACGTAACAATTTCTGAGTTGTCTTTTCCTAACGTGGACAAAGTGAAACATGCTAATCTCCCTAAAAGAAAGATCTCCATCCCAGCTGTGTTTCGGTCTCATCTTCActacaaacagatttttaaagctgCTCTGACAG AGCAACTGAACATAATGCTGTTTGAGCTGTCCCAAAGATTGCACAATGCTCTCTCCAAAGTGGACATATCATTTTACACTTCAGTGAAAGATGGGCAAAGCCAGGGAAGCTGTGCTCCACTCTGCAACCACATGCACCCTGCTAAGCTGGTTATGGTTAAAAAAGAAGGTCATAACAAG GGTCGTTTGTTCTACGCCTGTGACGCCCCGAAAGCTGAGCAGTGCTCGTTTTTCAAGTGGATAGAAGATGTGAACCCCACACAGGCAAAATCCAGACCCAGTGCAGTGCTCCAGGACATCAAAAGCATTGGGACATACCTCAGAAGCCAAAAGATTGCTCTCTATGAGGAATGCCAGCTTTTGGTGAG GAGAGCCTTTGAAATTCAAACCCAGAGGTACAGTAAGTTCAAGAAACTTATGAATACACCTGCCAGCTTAGATGGTGATTCCAAACCCAAATTATACCTCAAATTAAGCAAAAAGGAGCATTCTTCTCTCTACAGCAAAG ATGATATTTGGGTGGTTTCAAAGACTCTGAACTTTGATCCCATTGATACTTTCATTGCAAGCAGTGCTTTCTTTGGACCATCCTCCAACAATGAAATAGAATTGCTCCCACTGAAAGGCTACAGTCCCTCAAACTGGAGATCAAACA tgtgtgttcACGCCCTGCTGGTTTGTAATGCCAGTGGGGAGCTGGCATCCCTAAGGAATATGGAGGAGCACTTCAATCCCTCCACATTACCACTAATCCCATACCTACTAAACAT GAATCGTCATTCTGAAAATGCTCCTAAAAGAGTCgacaaaagaaaattcattccTCCTGCCATGAGCCTGAAAAGCTCAATGAGGGCTGGCCCTGTCAGCTCTGAGGTGGCCATGGGACTGGCTAAGGAGATGATCCAAAGGTTCTCCCTGAACCCGGACCAGGCGACGTCGCTGATCCACATCGCTCGGATGATGACCTCGTGTGGGAATATCACCCCAGAGGAGGAACATCAGAGCTTCCCCATCACAGTCATACGTG GTGTTTTTGGAGCTGGCAAGAGCTACCTGCTGTCTGTGGTGATCTTGTTCCTCGTACAGCTCTTCGAAAGCAGCGAAGCCACGGAGGGTCCAAGGCCAACTCCATGGAAACTTCTCATTGCTTCTTCCACCAACGTTGCCGTGGACAGGATACTGCTGGG ccTGCTCGATCTTGGATTTGAGGATTTTATCAGAGTGGGAAGTATTAGGAAGATCACCAAAGCAATTCTTCCCCACAG TTTACATGCAGGCTCAGGAAATGAAAAcgagcagctgaaggagctgcttGCTCTCATGAAAGAAGATTTGACTCCAGCTGAAAAAATGTATGTCAGGAAGAGCATTGAGCAGCACAAACTGGGGACCAATAAAACCATCCTGCAACAG GTAAAAGTGGTTGGAGTGACCTGTGctgcctgccccttcccctgcctgaaCGCTCTCAGGTTCCCCGTGGTGATGCTGGATGAGTGCAGTCAGATGACTGAAcctgcttctctccttcccatcGCCAG GTTTCAGTGTGAAAAGCTTGTCCTTGTTGGAGACCCCAAGCAATTACCACCAACTATTCAAGGGTCTGAGAGTGTCCATGAGCAGGGATTGGAGCAGACTCTCTTTGACCGGCTCTGCTTAATG gggcATAAAGCAATACTCCTCCGGACCCAGTACCGCTGTCACCCTGCCCTCAGTGCCATCGCCAACGAGCTCTTCTACGCAGGGAACCTCAGGGATGGCATTTCCGAGGAGGACAGAACTCCTTTACTGGACTGGCTTCCAACACTGTGCTTTTACAGTGTGAATGGCATGGAGCAG aTCGAAAGAGACAACAGCTTTTCCAACATGGCAGAGGCTCACTTTGCAGTCAAGCTCATCCAGTCTCTGATTGCCAGTGGAATAGAAGGAGCTGCTATTGGTGTGATTACTCTTTATAAATCACAGATGTATAAG ATTCAGAGTTTGCTCAGTGGGGTGCACTCCGAAGCTTTTGAAGTGAAACCTGTCCAGGTGTCCACTGTAGATGCTTTCCAAGGTGCTGAGAAGGAAATCATTGTCTTGTCCTGCGTCAGGACCAGACAGTTTGGGTTCATAGACTCGGAGAAGAGGATGAACGTCGCACTAACGAGGGCAAAGAGGCACTTGCTGATTGTGGGAAACCTGGCCTGTTTAAGCAGGAACAAGCTGTGGGGAAGAGTAATTCACCACTGCAAAg GACGGGAAAAGGGATTACAAAATGCAAGCCAGTGCGAGCAGCAGCTAAACGACATCCTGAAGTGCTACCTGGAGGAACggaaggaagaggagcagagtaagaagaaggaaaaataa